TGCACGAGACGCAGTCCGTCCACCGCGTCGAGGCCGGCCCGGACGAGCGACTGGAGGATGCCTTCGACCACCGTCGCGGTGCCGACCGTCACCGCGGGGCGGGTGGCGAGGAGCGGAATCACAGACGGGTGCGCGAGGAGCGACGCCCGCAGGTCGTACGCGTACGTCCGCAGCGTCGTCTGCCAGGTGTCAGCGTCCGGCGGCACGCGTACTGCCTCGAGGACGACGCGCTCCACGATCCCGTCGAGCAGCGCCTGCTTGCTGGGCACGTAGTGGTAGATCGTCATCGCCTCGACGCCCACCTCAGCGGCGAGACGCCGCATCGACAGCCTCTCGACACCGTCGCGGTCCGCGAGGGACACCGCCGCGTCGAGCACGCGCTCGGCGGTGATGCCTGCCCGCTCTCCCTGTCGTCGCCGAGCGCCCACTGGATCCTCCTTGAAGTTCTTACGGTGTATGACTAGGGTGACACAATCTTACGCCGTATGAATCAGGAGGGAACCTCATGACCACGTCTACCCGCGACACCGTCCGCGCGTCGACGACTCGCAACTCCCGGGCACGCGCCGCCGCGTACGCCGGGCTCGTCCTGCAGCTCGTCGTCACGGCGCTGCCCCTGCTCGACCTCGCGTTCTTCGGCACCGTCGAGAACCATGTGCGCGCGGCCTACCCGGACTGGCCGACGTCGGACGTCGCCGCGGACCGCAACGCGATCATCTGGACGCTCGTCGGCGTCGGCGTGCTCGGCACGGTCGGTTGGCTCGTCGCCGCATGGGCGGCGGCACGCGGCCGCGCCGTACGGCCGGTCGTGACGACGCTCTTCGTGCTCGGCACGGGCACGTACCTGTCGTTGGCGACGCTCGGCGGCGAGGCGTACGACACGATCGTCCCGCTCTGGCTCGGGATGACGAGCCTCGTGCTCACCGGCCTCGCCGGGCTGACGACGACGGTCGCCGCGTGGCGGCGGCGCTGAGGCGCCGCGAGCGGTCAGACGACGTCGTACGTCAGATGGGTCACCGTCGACGTCGGCGTCACGCTCCGCTGCACCAGCGTGCGCGGTGCCGCGCCCGTGAACAGCGGCGTCCCGGCACCCAGCACGACGGGTGCGAGGTGCAGCGTCAGGGTGTCGACCAGCCCGGCGGCGAGCGCCGAGCCGATGGTGGCCCCGCCGCCCATGAGGACGACGTCGAGCTCCTCGCCACGGTCGGTCGAGGCCGACTCTGCGCGCCCACGTGCGGTGCTCACGGCGTCGGACAGCCCCGTGGTGACGAACGTCCAGTCGAGATCGGTGAGCCTCACCGAGTCCGGCTGAGTGCTCGTGACGACGACGAACGAGGGCTTGCCGACCTCGCCGGCGCCATAGCCGGTCTCGTCGGTCCACCCGTGCGGCCCGTCGACGATGTCGAAGAGCCGGCGGCCGAGTACGACGGCCCCCGTTTGAGCCGTTCCGTCACGCAGAAGCCGTTGATCGTCGGGGTCGTCCGAGAACGCCCAGGTGTGCAGGGCCTCGCCTCCGGTGCCCAGCCCGTTGTCTGGGCCCGGGTCAGGTCCGGTGACGAACCCGTCGAGGGAGACCGAGATGTCGGCGACGATGCGTGTCATCGGTGGAGCCTTTCAGTTGCGCAGGTCGCGGCGTACGAGGACGCGCGGGAAGCGGTTCAGGACCGAGTCGGTGTCCGCCGCCTTCACGAACCCGGCGCGCTCGAACATCGCCAGCGTGCCGACGTACGCCATGGTCAGGTCGACCTTCGCGCCACGGTTGTCGACCGGGTACGCCTCGATCGCGGGCGCACCATGCTCTCGCGCGAACTCGACGGCGCCTTCGATGAGGGCGTTGACGATGCCCTGCCCGCGGTGGCCCGGCCGCACCCGCACGCACCACAGCGACCACACGTCGAGGTCGTCGACGTGCGGGATCTTGCGGTTGGTCGCGAAGCTCGTGTCGGACCGCGGGTGCACCGCCGCCCAGCCGACGACCTCGTCGCCGGCGTACGCGAGGACGCCGGGCGGCGGATCCTGGCGTACGAGCTTGCGCACGCGCTTGCCGCGATCGGTGCCGACGAGCTCGCGGTTCTCCTTGGACGTCGCCAGGCGATAGCTGAGGCACCAGCACACGTTGGCGTCCGGGCGCTTCGGTCCGACCATGGTCGCCACGTCGTCGTACGACGTCGCCGGATGAACCACGATGCTCATGGACATCGAGCCTAGGGCGAAGCGCTGACAACGACCGTCCAACGTTGCATGGCACAAAGTGCCGGTCGTCGTCACCTCTGTCACGATGTGGACATCTCGGACAACCAGCGGTACAGAACCCATGGGAGTCACCGTGATGGACCGAGTTCAAGAGATCCTGCCTGTCAAGCGCGCCGTCGAAGACGAGCTCCTGAGCAGGCCAGGCGTGACCGGCGTCGACATCGGCTACAAGTACGTCGACGGCGAGCGGACCGACGAGATCGTGATCCGGGTCTACGTCGCCGAGAAGAAGGACGTGTCGGAAGACGATCAGATCCCGCCCACGATCGAGGGAATCCCCACCGACGTCATCGAGGGCGAGGACAAGCCACTGGCCGACGCGGGCAGCTACAACCCGCTGAAGGGCGGCATCAGTGTCGGGCCGTACCGGGTCGTCGACGGTTTCTGGGCGGGCACTCTCGGCGCGATCGTCATCGACAACGACACCGGGGCCGCGATGGCGCTGAGCAACTACCACGTCTTCTGTGTGAACGAGGGATGGCACGAGCCAGGTCGGTTCCGGCAGATCGTCCAGCCGAGTCTCATCGACAACCCGTTCGCGTCCCGCTTCATCGCCAACATCTCGCGAGGCACGCTCGGCCATAACGTCGACGCGGCCGTCGCCCAACTCGGCGGCTTCTTCACGGGCTACGTGGGCGAGGTGACGGACGTCGGCGTCCTCACCGGGACCGCTGAGGCCAAGAAGGGGATGAAGGTTCGCAAGAGGGGCCGCACCACGACCTTGACCTACGGGATCGTCGACGGCCTCCACAAGACGACCACGATCAACTACGACCACGGTGTGGGACCGGTGACGTTCACCGACCAGATCAGCGTTGCCGGGGTCGACACCACGCCCACGTTCGCGGGGCCGGGCGACTCCGGCTCGACGGTCGTCGACGAGCTCGGACGCGTCATCGGGCTGCTCTTCGCCGGCGACAGCGGCCGGGGGACCCTCAATCCGATCCAGAGCGTGCTGAACACGATGAACGTCCGGCTCGCCCTCACCGGGGCGGCGGGCTTCGATCTCACCTCGACGTCGGATCGCGTGTTCGCCTACGACGGTGCCAGCACCGGCAATGCCGACCATCTGGTGATGTACAGGCCTGGCAAGGGCGCCCTCTACATCGCGAAGCGTGACGGCGTAGGACCGGACAAGAATGCTCGGTTCACGGCGCCCTACCACCAACCCCAGGGCGGCTCGGGCATCGCGGGCTTCGACCTGATCTCGTCGAACGATCACGTGATCGCGTTCGACGGCGCCAGCACCGGCAAGCTCGACCACCTGCTGGCCTATCGGCCGGGAACCGGCATCGCACAGATCCTGAAGCATGACGGCGACCAGCCCGACGGCACTCCCATCTACTCCACCGTCTACTCGGGGACCAACGGGATCGCCGGCTTCGATCTCACTTCGACGTCGGATCGCGTGATCGCGTACGACCTCGAAGGGACGGGCAAGCTCGACCACCTGGTGCTGTACAGGCCCGGCAAGGGCGCCGTCTACATCGTCAGACGTGACAGCCAGGGAGGCGGGCAGCCGTTCACGTTCACGGCCGTCTACCAGCAACCCCAGGGTGGCTCTGGCATCGGCGGCTTCGATCTCACCGAACCCCAGGATCGCATCATCGCCTTCGACGCCGAGAAGACCGGCAACCTCGATCACCTGCTGCTCTACCGACCAGGGAAGGGGATCGCCTTCGTCCTGAGGTACGACGGTGACGACGGAGGGTCTCTGAAGTTCACTCCCATCTATTCCAAGAACACCGGGATCGGGGGCTTCGATCTGACGGAGACGCAGGATCGCGTGATCGCGTACGACCTCGACGGCTCCGGCCATCCCGACCACCTGGTCCTGTACCGGCCCGGCACCAGCGCCGCTTACAAGGGCGCCATCTTCATCGTCGAGAACGACGGCTGGGACGCCGACGGGAACATTCTCTTCAAGACGGTCTACGAACAGACCGTCGGTGGATCAGGCATCGGCGGCTACGAGCTGACCTCGCCAGACGATCACATCGTCGCCTTCGACGGTGCCAGCACCGGCAAGCTCGACCACCTGCTGCTCTACCGGGCAGGGACGGGAAGGGTCAGGATCCTGAAGCACTCCGGCTCCGCGCCCGACGGCACTCCCGCCTTCACCACGGTCTATCGCGCCGACGGCCTGGACGGCGGGGCCTGACGGAGCAGGTCGGCCACGTGGTCCGGGACGTACGTCGCGCGGTCTCGCGGCGGGCGTTCGTACGATCCCGACGCGGGCGGACGATCCGGGATCTCGATGCGGGGAGGCTCGATGTCGGTGTACGGGACGGTCGACAGGAGGTGCGCAATCATGTTGAGCCGCGCGCGCTTCTTGCTGTCCGACTCGACCACGAACCACGGGCTCGTCACCGTGTCCGTGTAGGCCATCATCTCGTCCTTCGCCCGTGAGTAGTCCTCCCACCGGTTCACCGACTCGACATCGGTCGGACTCAGCTTCCAGCGCCGGATCGGGTCCTCGGCCCGCGACTGGAACCGCTTCAGCTGCTCCTCGTCCGACACGGAGAACCAGTACTTGCGCAGCAGGATCCCGTCCTCGATCAGCATCTGCTCGAACGCGGGCGCCTGCCGCATGAACAGCGCGTACTGCTCGTTGGTGCAGTAGCCCATCACGTGCTCGACACCCGCGCGGTTGTACCAGGAGCGGTCGAACAGCACGATCTCCCCGGCGGCGGGGAGATGGGTGACGTAGCGCTGGAAGTACCACTGTGTCTTGTCGCGCTCGGTCGGTGCGGGGAGCGCGGCGATGCGGGCGATGCGCGGGTTGAGCGACTCGGTCAGACGCTTGATCGTGCCGCCCTTGCCAGCGGCGTCGCGGCCCTCGAACAGGACCACGATGCGGGCACCGCTGTGCCGCACCCACTCCTGGAGCTTCACCAGCTCGACCTGCAGACGCGTGAGCTCGGCCTCGTACAGCGTGGTGGTGAGCTTGGGCTGCTTCGCTGCGGCGCTCATGACGGGACACTAGCGCCGCGGAGGCAGGCGCGCCGGGTCGCAGCCTCGCCGTCGCGAGCCTTGTGAGCCGAGCGTCCCGGGGCAGACTGGCGAGGTGAGCCTCGACAAACAGCGCACTCCTCCGACCATGGCCGAAGACCTCCTCCTGCTGCTTTTCCAACCCGGCTCCGGCACGATCGCCGGTGAAGGCACCCTCTTCTATCCGCTTGCCGGGGCAGTCCTCGCCGAGCTCTCGCTCGGGGGTCACGTGTCCGCCGAGCCTGGGAAGCTCGGGGGTCTCCGGCTCGAGGCGGTGGGTGATGCTCCGCCCGAGGACGACATACTCCGCTCGACCTGGGACTACCTCGCCGACAAGCCCCGCGGGGTCCAGACAACGCTCGCGGCGATCGGTCCGAGCCTGCGCCAGCCGGTCCTCGACCGACTCCTGGCCCGCGGTGAGATCGAGCGCCGCCCCCGCAAGAGGCTCCGTCTCTTCACCACCACAGTCCTCGAGGACGGTGGGACAGGACGCCGCGCGGAGCTGCTCGCGGCGGTCCGACAGGCTCTCGTCGATGGCGACGTGCCGTCCGCGCGGATCGCGGCGATCACAGCGCTGATCTCCGCGAGCGGAACGCTTCCGCAGTTCGACCGGGAGATCCCGTGGACCTCGCCCGTCATCGCCCGCGCCAAGGAGCTCGAGAACGGGAGCTGGGGAGCGGGAGCGGCCGCTGAAGCAGTCGCCCGCACGGTCGCAGCGACCGTCGTGAACAGCGTCGCCGTCGCCATGACGATGCCACCCAAGAGCTGACGGCCGCCTGGTCGCGCGACTACAGGTTTCGTAGCCACGCGACCAGATCGCGACCCAGTTGCTACCGAGCCCTCAGCAGGCGCGCCTCCCCTGCCGCCAGCGCCAGCGTGCCGGTGCCCTCGCGCTCCCAGCGATCACGGCGCGGGTCGTACGCCTCCGCGCCGGAGGGCAGCGTCAGCCGTACGCGAGCGCGGTCGTGGCGGGAGTAGTTCGCGACGAGCGTGTGCAGGCGGTCGTCCGCGTCGACGAAGCGGCCGACGACGACCGGGTCGCCACTGACCTCGGAGACGAGGGCATCCCCCGCAAAGGGCTCGAGACCCGCTGGAGCGCTCGCCACGCCTGCGGCCTGCACGGCTGTCGACGTGAGGTCGAGCATCTGCTTGCCGAGCGGTGCGAGGTAGTCGGCGTTGACCTCCTTCGTGTAGCGGTAGAGCCTCGTCCGCTTGCCCTCGACCGTGATCAGGCCAGTCGTGAACGCCTCGCCGCGAGCCGGGTCGGGAGTCCAGTAGGTGAAGTACTGGATGCCCTTGCACCCGTACGCGAGGCTGATGGAGATCTGCCACAGCAGGTCTGCCTTCGTCGGGATCGCGTGGTTCGCGTAGCCGACGCTCTGGATGTAGACCCACGAGTCGCGGCCGTGCTTGAGAGCAGCGGCTCGGACCTGCGCCCAGTTCTCGAAGTAGCCGAGGTCCTCCCCGTTGGCCAGGATCGGATAGCGGTCGAAGGACAGCACGGCCGAGTCCAGGTCGCGGGCCGCCTGCTCGTAGCCGGCGCCGAAGCCCGGCAGGAGGTTCACGTACGACAGCGCGTCCGGGTAGGCGTCATTGGCCATCGTGACGGCCTTCGCCATCAGCGGGAGCTGGCCGACGCTCGGCTCGTCGTAGAGGTGCATGCCGGCGAACGAGCTGTATCCCGACCCCGCCGGGAGCCGCCACGCCGCGAGCCCCTCGTCGAAGCCGTCGCGGAACAGCTCCGCTCCCCCTGCGCCGGTCACGACGACGTTGTCGAAGTACGCCGACTCAGACCCCGCCTCGCGGAACCCGGCCGAGCCCGCGGCGTACGTCGTGTCGGTCGTCGTGTCGACCACGACTCCGTCGATGCTCGTGGTGATCGTCGATCCGCTCAGTTTCGTCTCGACGTGGTAGCTCCGGCCCTCCTCGAGCTGGTACGGCAGCGCGACCTGCGTGACCGTCGGAGCGCCGTTGACGAACACGGCCTTCTTGAGCACCGCCTTGTTGCCGGCGCCCTGCGTCGAGAGCAGCCAGACGTACGCGTTGCGCTCATCCTTGATCCGGAACGCCCACCCGGCCTGCGCGTAGCCGCCCGCGCCGGTGCGCAGCGGCTGGGTGTCGAAGGCGAACGTGTAGTCGGTCCACGCCGTGCCGTCCGCGACCCAGCCGATCGACCCGTCGCCGCTGCCGCTCGAGATGTGAAGGCGGCCGCCGACGGCTCGCCACGACGGCGCGTACCGGTTGACCGCCGCGGTGATCCGCTGGCGCAGCTCGGCCTCGCTGATGGTGTTCGGCTGGGCGGGATCGCCGACGTTCATGTTGCGGAGGATCCACTTGATGTCGGGGTCCTCGACGAGCACCTGCACGCCGGCCTCGTCGGCGACGCGCAGCATGTGCGTGGTGATCTGGACGTCGGAGTTCGAGTAGTTGCCGCCGTGGACGTACGTGAACCCGGCCTCGGCGATCTCGCGGTAGCGCTCGACCGTGGTCTCGGTCGGCGGCGGCGGCCAGAACAGACCGACCGGGAAGCGTCCGTCGTTCATGATCGGTCCGCCAGTCGGGGTGGCGGCGGCGACGGCGGCCGCAGCAGCGGCTGCGGTGGCCGCGGCGCTCGATGTCGAGGCCGTGGCCGCGCTGGCTGCCCCCGCTCCGAACGGTGACGCCACGCCTGCAGCGACGAGGGCGCCGCCGAGCTGGAGGAAGGACTTGCGGCTGATGCCGTTGCTGGGCTGGTCGTCGTTCGGGGTCATGGAGCCTCCTGGGTCAGCGTGGATCGGGGCGGGTGTGGCTGCGGCGTCGTTCGGGCCGGCGTGGCCTGACGGCGCGTTCGGTCTCGGAGAGCAGCTGGACCGTGCGGTCGTAGTCGTGCTGACCGACGGCGAGGTAGAGCATCTCGACGACGGCGAGCTCGGAGTGGCGCGAGGCGAGCGGGCCGTCCTGGAAGGTGGTCTCCTCGGCGACGGTGACGAGGACGTGGTCGGCCAAGGCGGCCAGCCGCGAGCGTGGGCCGGCCGTGATCGCGACGGCGAGGGCGCCGTGGTCGCGTGCGGTGGCGAGCATGTCGAGGGTCTCGTCGGTCTCGCCGGAGTGCGAGATCGCGATGGCGACATCGCCGTCGCCGAGCTGGGCCGCCGCGACGAGACCGTCGTGGACGTCGGCGTACGTCCAGCACGCGACACCGATGCGGCTCAGCCGGAGCTCGAGCTCGCGCGCCATCACGCCACTCCCGCTGACGGCGTACATGTGGACGCGTGTCGCACCACTGATCGCCGCGGCGGCGGCCGCGACGGCGTCGAGGTCGAGCCCGGCTAGCGTGGTGTGGACGGCACGCGCTTGGACGGCTTCGAGCGTGCGCGCGACGTCGGCGAGCGAGTGGCTCGGGCCGATCTCGCGGCTGATGTCGACGTTCCAGCTCCCGTACGCTGTCGCTGCTGCCTCGGTGATGACGCTCACCCGCAGGCTCGGGTAGCCGTCGAGCCCGAGAGTGCGGCAGAGGCGAGACACAGCGCCGGTCGAGGTGCCCGCACTGACGGCGAGGTCGTTGATCGTGCCGGCGACGGCGGAGCGCGGGTCGTCGAGGATCCGCTGAGCGGTGAGACGCATCGACGACGGCAGGTCCGGAAGGAGCAGGCGCATCTGGGTCAGCACGCTCTCGGGAGCGGATGCCACTGTGGCGTCGGTCACAGCCATGACAAGAACTATCGCGGACGTCGCCTGACCGCGCAAGAGCGATAGGGACTTTCAGGGTCGTGTGACCTGGCGCACCCGCACAGCGAGCGTCACGAAAGCAGCTTCCGGCCGTCTCCTTCACGAACCCACAAGGAGAAACCTGATGAAGCGCTTCGTCGCCGTCACCGCTGTCGCACTCGCCGTCCCCGCCCTGGTTGGGGTGCCATCCGCAGAAGCCGCAACGGCCGCGAGCGCCCGCGCCTCTTCGGGTGTGCTCTGGGACGACTGCTTCGACCACCGCTTCTCGTACACGGTGGGGAGTGCTGCGGCCAGCGCCGACGACTGGGAGCTGGACGTCACCCTCGTCGGTCCCGACGGCCGCACCGCCGACAGCAACTGGCTGTGGAAGGGAGGCGACCCGGCATCGGGCTCCTCGTCGTTCTTCTTCTGCGGCGGCTCGGACCGCCCCGGCACCTACCAGATCCGCGGGACCGTCACCTCGTACGACGAGGACTACAACGCGACGAAGCGCGCGATCCCGACGAGCACCTTCCGGATGCGCCAGCCTCAGACACGATCGGCCGTCCGCGCGACCCCGAAGAAGACTCGGACCGGACGCGTCGTACGACTAAAGGGGACGAGCAAGGTCGAGCGTCCTCGCGGCTTCTACGCGCTCGAGTACGCGCCCGTACGCCTGCAGCAGAAGGTCCACGGGAAGTGGCGCAATGTGAAGGCGTCGCAGTACACCGACCACGCCGGGCGTGCGTCGTTCCGCTACCGCGCGAAGGAGAAGGGCACGCTGACCTTCCGCCTGTACACACCCGCCTCGAGCACGCAGACCGCGTCCCTCTCGAAGGCGGTCAAGGTCCGCGTCCGCAGCTGAGCCCAGCGGCGCGAAAGATTGTCAATCTGCTGATATCGCCCTCCGGCGCGGTCAAGATGTCCGACGAGGGCTGGCGCCGCGATCGCTCGTCTTGCGTCACCCGGCCGATGCCGATCGTCCCGAGTGCTCCTGGTCTGGCGAAGTGCTGGTCCAGCACCAAGGCATAACTCCTTCCGAGGTTGCCGGCTGTGTCGCACGTCCACCAAGAGCTTCAGTCCGCGCAGCCCCCCGGTCGCGCGCCACAGAGAGAGACTTTATGAGCTACCAGCAGCCCTACCAGCCCGCCCCGCAGCCGCCCAAGGCCCCCAAAAAGAACCACACGGGCCTCACTCTGGCGCTCATCGGTGGAGGCATCCTGGTGATCGGCGTACTCGGTGCGATCGGCGCGACCGCAGATACATCACCTGACAGCAAGGCGGCGAGCGAGCCGACGACCTCCGCCCCGAAGGAAGACAAGAAGGCCAAGGCCGACCCGACTCCCGAGCCCACCGAGGCCCCCGAGCCGGTAGCTGAAACCACGAAGGCACCTGCACCGAAGCCGAAGCCGGCACCGACGCCAAAGGCAGTCAAGGTCAAGGCGGGAAAGATGCTGGCCGAGTTCGAGCAGAACGAAGCCGCCGCCGACCAGAAGTACAAAGGCAAGCGAGTCGCCGTGACCGGGGTTGTCGACAAGGTCGACACCGAGTTCTGGGACCAGGACGAGTACACGATCAAGTTGTCCGACGGTGACGAGTGGGCGATCTGGACAGTCAACTGCAACGATGTCTCCGCCAAGGCGGCAGCGAAGGTGGAGGCTGGCAGCACGATCACC
Above is a genomic segment from Mumia sp. Pv4-285 containing:
- a CDS encoding TetR/AcrR family transcriptional regulator C-terminal domain-containing protein, coding for MGARRRQGERAGITAERVLDAAVSLADRDGVERLSMRRLAAEVGVEAMTIYHYVPSKQALLDGIVERVVLEAVRVPPDADTWQTTLRTYAYDLRASLLAHPSVIPLLATRPAVTVGTATVVEGILQSLVRAGLDAVDGLRLVHATTALVLGQLATQADGPRSSTDLAVDAEQFPLLSEAVAGGAVDPEARFAFALDALIAGADPTSSM
- a CDS encoding dihydrofolate reductase family protein produces the protein MTRIVADISVSLDGFVTGPDPGPDNGLGTGGEALHTWAFSDDPDDQRLLRDGTAQTGAVVLGRRLFDIVDGPHGWTDETGYGAGEVGKPSFVVVTSTQPDSVRLTDLDWTFVTTGLSDAVSTARGRAESASTDRGEELDVVLMGGGATIGSALAAGLVDTLTLHLAPVVLGAGTPLFTGAAPRTLVQRSVTPTSTVTHLTYDVV
- a CDS encoding GNAT family N-acetyltransferase, whose protein sequence is MSIVVHPATSYDDVATMVGPKRPDANVCWCLSYRLATSKENRELVGTDRGKRVRKLVRQDPPPGVLAYAGDEVVGWAAVHPRSDTSFATNRKIPHVDDLDVWSLWCVRVRPGHRGQGIVNALIEGAVEFAREHGAPAIEAYPVDNRGAKVDLTMAYVGTLAMFERAGFVKAADTDSVLNRFPRVLVRRDLRN
- the ppk2 gene encoding polyphosphate kinase 2, whose product is MSAAAKQPKLTTTLYEAELTRLQVELVKLQEWVRHSGARIVVLFEGRDAAGKGGTIKRLTESLNPRIARIAALPAPTERDKTQWYFQRYVTHLPAAGEIVLFDRSWYNRAGVEHVMGYCTNEQYALFMRQAPAFEQMLIEDGILLRKYWFSVSDEEQLKRFQSRAEDPIRRWKLSPTDVESVNRWEDYSRAKDEMMAYTDTVTSPWFVVESDSKKRARLNMIAHLLSTVPYTDIEPPRIEIPDRPPASGSYERPPRDRATYVPDHVADLLRQAPPSRPSAR
- a CDS encoding GOLPH3/VPS74 family protein, with translation MSLDKQRTPPTMAEDLLLLLFQPGSGTIAGEGTLFYPLAGAVLAELSLGGHVSAEPGKLGGLRLEAVGDAPPEDDILRSTWDYLADKPRGVQTTLAAIGPSLRQPVLDRLLARGEIERRPRKRLRLFTTTVLEDGGTGRRAELLAAVRQALVDGDVPSARIAAITALISASGTLPQFDREIPWTSPVIARAKELENGSWGAGAAAEAVARTVAATVVNSVAVAMTMPPKS
- a CDS encoding MurR/RpiR family transcriptional regulator, with the protein product MAVTDATVASAPESVLTQMRLLLPDLPSSMRLTAQRILDDPRSAVAGTINDLAVSAGTSTGAVSRLCRTLGLDGYPSLRVSVITEAAATAYGSWNVDISREIGPSHSLADVARTLEAVQARAVHTTLAGLDLDAVAAAAAAISGATRVHMYAVSGSGVMARELELRLSRIGVACWTYADVHDGLVAAAQLGDGDVAIAISHSGETDETLDMLATARDHGALAVAITAGPRSRLAALADHVLVTVAEETTFQDGPLASRHSELAVVEMLYLAVGQHDYDRTVQLLSETERAVRPRRPERRRSHTRPDPR
- a CDS encoding OB-fold protein, which translates into the protein MSYQQPYQPAPQPPKAPKKNHTGLTLALIGGGILVIGVLGAIGATADTSPDSKAASEPTTSAPKEDKKAKADPTPEPTEAPEPVAETTKAPAPKPKPAPTPKAVKVKAGKMLAEFEQNEAAADQKYKGKRVAVTGVVDKVDTEFWDQDEYTIKLSDGDEWAIWTVNCNDVSAKAAAKVEAGSTITVLGEFDDGGDLGVEIKDCEVVR